The proteins below come from a single Oerskovia jenensis genomic window:
- a CDS encoding ABC transporter ATP-binding protein, with translation MSRDRTPPRAGTGSPAIEVRGLTKRYAQRGGVVKQAVDGLDLTVERGEIFAVLGPNGAGKTTTVEILEGFRKRDAGQVQVLGEDPALAGREWRSRIGVVLQDSRDQAELTVRELVHHFATFYPAPRDPEEVIAAVGLQEKVSTRARQLSGGQRRRLDVALGIVGDPELLFLDEPTTGFDPQARRSFWDLVLALRAGGTTILLTTHYLDEAAHLADRAAVVRDGKVVALGAPADLGGPDALRPVVRWEADGVTHAERTDHSTALVTSLAARLAGPDGEVPGLRVLQPSLEDVYLELIGATPTGPSAPSATPPASVPSPDAYPADPSSPSLTQEVSR, from the coding sequence ATGAGCAGAGACAGGACTCCTCCCCGAGCAGGAACGGGCTCCCCGGCCATCGAGGTCCGGGGGCTCACCAAGCGGTACGCGCAGCGCGGCGGCGTCGTGAAGCAGGCCGTCGACGGCCTGGACCTCACGGTCGAGCGCGGTGAGATCTTCGCGGTCCTCGGCCCCAACGGCGCGGGCAAGACCACGACGGTCGAGATCCTCGAAGGCTTCCGCAAGCGCGACGCCGGGCAGGTCCAGGTGCTGGGCGAGGACCCCGCGCTCGCCGGACGGGAGTGGCGCAGCCGGATCGGCGTCGTGCTGCAGGACTCGCGTGACCAGGCCGAGCTCACGGTGCGCGAGCTCGTGCACCACTTCGCGACGTTCTACCCGGCCCCCCGAGACCCCGAGGAGGTGATCGCCGCCGTCGGGCTGCAGGAGAAGGTGTCCACGCGCGCCCGCCAGCTCTCGGGCGGGCAGCGTCGCCGCCTCGACGTCGCGCTCGGGATCGTGGGCGACCCCGAGCTGCTGTTCCTCGACGAACCCACGACCGGGTTCGACCCGCAGGCTCGCCGCAGCTTCTGGGACCTCGTCCTGGCCCTGCGCGCGGGCGGCACCACGATCCTCCTGACGACCCACTACCTCGACGAGGCCGCGCACCTGGCCGACCGCGCCGCCGTCGTGCGGGACGGGAAGGTCGTCGCGCTCGGTGCGCCGGCCGACCTGGGTGGGCCGGACGCGCTGCGCCCCGTCGTGCGGTGGGAGGCGGACGGCGTCACGCACGCCGAGCGGACCGACCACTCGACCGCGCTGGTCACCTCGCTCGCGGCACGCCTGGCCGGACCCGACGGCGAGGTGCCCGGCCTGCGGGTGCTCCAGCCGAGCCTCGAGGACGTGTACCTCGAGCTCATCGGGGCCACGCCCACCGGGCCGTCCGCGCCGTCCGCGACCCCGCCGGCCTCCGTGCCGTCGCCCGACGCCTACCCGGCCGACCCCTCGTCCCCGTCCCTCACCCAGGAGGTCTCCCGATGA
- a CDS encoding ABC transporter permease → MSAQSAPTRELPARRPLPGTVRIGLRRTWIEMLAFLRERDAVVFILAYPLIMMAIFATVFGQEEQGSAAGSVPYAQYFLPGMVATGVMLTSFQNLAISISVERDDGTLKRLRATPLPATSYFLGKIGQVLLVTIVQTAALLLLATTAFDVPMPTTAAAWATFTWVFVLGTATGSVLGVAFSSVPRSGKSVSAVVAPIVLVLQFISGVFFAFFALPSWMQQIASVFPLKWLAQGMRSVFLPPEAAALEPSGSWQHGATAAVLVAWLVVGLVVGVRTFRWRRRDDG, encoded by the coding sequence ATGAGCGCCCAGAGCGCCCCCACCCGTGAGCTGCCCGCCAGGCGGCCCCTGCCCGGCACCGTGAGGATCGGGCTGCGGCGGACCTGGATCGAGATGCTCGCGTTCCTGCGCGAGCGCGACGCGGTCGTCTTCATCCTGGCGTACCCGCTCATCATGATGGCGATCTTCGCGACGGTGTTCGGGCAGGAGGAACAGGGCAGTGCCGCAGGATCCGTGCCGTACGCGCAGTACTTCCTGCCGGGCATGGTCGCCACGGGCGTCATGCTCACGAGCTTCCAGAACCTCGCGATCTCGATCTCGGTCGAGCGCGACGACGGCACGCTCAAGCGCCTGCGGGCGACGCCCCTGCCCGCGACCTCCTACTTCCTGGGGAAGATCGGGCAGGTCCTGCTCGTCACGATCGTCCAGACCGCCGCCCTGCTGCTGCTCGCCACCACGGCGTTCGACGTCCCGATGCCGACCACCGCCGCGGCCTGGGCGACGTTCACGTGGGTGTTCGTGCTCGGCACCGCGACCGGCTCGGTGCTGGGCGTCGCGTTCTCCTCGGTCCCCCGCTCCGGGAAGTCCGTGAGCGCCGTCGTGGCCCCGATCGTCCTGGTGCTGCAGTTCATCTCGGGCGTGTTCTTCGCGTTCTTCGCCCTCCCCTCGTGGATGCAGCAGATCGCCTCGGTGTTCCCCCTCAAGTGGCTCGCGCAGGGCATGCGTTCGGTGTTCCTGCCGCCCGAGGCCGCGGCCCTCGAGCCGAGCGGGTCGTGGCAGCACGGCGCAACGGCTGCTGTACTGGTGGCGTGGCTCGTCGTGGGCCTCGTGGTAGGGGTCCGGACGTTCAGGTGGAGGCGGCGTGACGACGGCTGA
- a CDS encoding sensor histidine kinase has protein sequence MTTAESPVDRPATERAAGDRPVHPAAGQGPSTGSALDRFESSWDHVVVWWDVGFYVVVLLSAVALLLAGNEPDRLAVALGAIGVILLAYTFLGRPAARNRDQRLAVTYLLILIVATDVAVIQNQLGTFLLFVAFTQIWMLSERRWVSLVLSTLLAVGTTLALTAASGFSREALTRAAPQMGVALAFSILLGIWVGQTMLQTARHAQLVDDLHAAQAELGTVHHAAGVAAERERMAREIHDTLAQGFTSVVMLAQAASADLDRDDIAAARDRLALVETTARDNLADARSLVTAFSPVPLQGATLVEAIERLAGRFEDESGVAVTLRLSVVPGLGSAEDVVLLRSAQEALANVRRHAQASSVVVSLGEGAGPGGPERSAPDGATVVLEVTDDGRGLGPGVVEGFGLRGMRERVAEGEGTVRVLSPPGGGTSVRVELPVPADHPAGAPPQPTPLPRSHP, from the coding sequence GTGACGACGGCTGAGAGCCCGGTGGACCGGCCGGCGACGGAGCGCGCCGCAGGCGATCGCCCCGTGCACCCCGCCGCGGGCCAGGGCCCGTCGACCGGCTCCGCGCTGGACCGCTTCGAGTCCTCGTGGGACCACGTGGTCGTGTGGTGGGACGTGGGCTTCTACGTCGTGGTGCTCCTGAGCGCGGTCGCGCTGCTCCTGGCCGGGAACGAGCCCGACCGGCTCGCCGTGGCCCTGGGTGCGATCGGCGTGATCCTGCTCGCGTACACGTTCCTCGGCAGGCCGGCGGCGCGGAACCGCGACCAGCGCCTCGCGGTCACCTACCTGCTGATCCTGATCGTCGCGACCGACGTCGCCGTGATCCAGAACCAGCTCGGGACGTTCCTGCTGTTCGTCGCGTTCACCCAGATCTGGATGCTCTCGGAGCGCCGGTGGGTCAGCCTCGTGCTCTCGACCCTGCTCGCGGTCGGCACGACCCTCGCGCTCACGGCCGCGTCCGGGTTCTCCCGCGAGGCCCTCACGAGGGCCGCACCGCAGATGGGGGTCGCGCTCGCCTTCTCGATCCTGCTCGGGATCTGGGTCGGCCAGACGATGCTCCAGACCGCACGCCATGCCCAGCTCGTCGACGACCTCCACGCCGCGCAGGCAGAGCTCGGGACGGTCCACCACGCGGCCGGGGTCGCGGCCGAGCGCGAGCGCATGGCCCGCGAGATCCACGACACCCTGGCGCAGGGGTTCACGAGCGTCGTCATGCTCGCCCAGGCCGCGAGCGCCGACCTCGACCGCGACGACATCGCCGCGGCCCGGGACCGGCTCGCGCTCGTCGAGACGACGGCGCGCGACAACCTGGCCGATGCCCGGTCCCTCGTCACCGCGTTCTCCCCCGTGCCGTTGCAGGGCGCGACGCTCGTCGAGGCGATCGAGCGCCTGGCCGGCCGCTTCGAGGACGAGTCGGGGGTCGCGGTGACGCTGCGGCTGTCGGTCGTCCCGGGGCTGGGCAGCGCCGAGGACGTCGTCCTGCTGCGGTCCGCGCAGGAGGCCCTGGCCAACGTGCGCCGGCACGCGCAGGCGAGCTCCGTCGTCGTCTCCCTGGGCGAGGGGGCGGGGCCGGGCGGCCCGGAGAGGTCGGCACCCGACGGCGCCACGGTCGTCCTCGAGGTCACGGACGACGGTCGGGGGCTCGGACCGGGCGTCGTGGAAGGGTTCGGTCTGCGCGGCATGCGTGAACGCGTCGCCGAGGGCGAGGGCACGGTGCGCGTCCTGTCGCCCCCGGGTGGTGGGACGAGCGTCCGGGTCGAGCTGCCCGTGCCCGCCGACCACCCCGCCGGCGCCCCGCCCCAGCCCACCCCTCTCCCCCGGAGCCACCCGTGA
- a CDS encoding response regulator transcription factor: MVDDHPVVRSGLVGMLMAEPDLVVVGEAGDGREGVTLARELVPDVVLMDLRMPVLDGVGATTEILGSCAPGARRPRVVVLTTYETDTDILRAVEAGATGYLLKDTPRDVLVAGIRAAARGETVLAPTVATRLVTSVRAPGERLTAREAQVLALVARGLSNPAIGRELFISEATVKTHLLRAFAKLGVDDRTRAVTVAIERGILPGA; this comes from the coding sequence GTGGTCGACGACCACCCCGTGGTGCGCTCGGGGCTCGTCGGGATGCTCATGGCCGAGCCGGACCTCGTCGTCGTCGGCGAGGCGGGCGACGGCCGCGAGGGCGTGACGCTCGCGCGCGAGCTGGTCCCCGACGTCGTGCTCATGGACCTGCGCATGCCCGTGCTCGACGGCGTGGGCGCGACGACCGAGATCCTCGGCTCCTGCGCGCCGGGGGCCAGGCGCCCGCGCGTCGTCGTGCTCACGACGTACGAGACCGACACCGACATCCTGCGCGCGGTCGAGGCCGGCGCGACGGGCTACCTGCTCAAGGACACCCCGCGCGACGTGCTCGTCGCGGGCATCCGCGCCGCGGCCCGCGGCGAGACGGTCCTGGCGCCCACGGTCGCGACCCGGCTCGTGACGTCGGTGCGTGCCCCGGGCGAGCGCCTGACGGCGCGTGAGGCCCAGGTCCTCGCACTCGTCGCACGCGGGCTGAGCAACCCCGCGATCGGGCGTGAGCTGTTCATCTCCGAGGCCACGGTCAAGACGCACCTGCTGCGCGCCTTCGCCAAGCTCGGGGTCGACGACCGCACGCGCGCCGTGACCGTCGCGATCGAGCGGGGGATCCTGCCCGGGGCGTGA
- a CDS encoding adenosine deaminase, giving the protein MRDLAKLPKAHLHLHFTGSMRPATLHDLAAQYGVRLPSALLDGDPLRLPATERGWFRFQRLYDAARACVRSEADMRRIVLEAAQDDAAEGSGRLEIQVDPTSYAPFVGGISPAVEIVLDAARGASAATGTEVGVIVAASRMRHPLDARTLARLAAQYVGDGPGEVLGFGLSNDERRGDTAAFAPAFSIARRAGLALVPHGGELLGPDHVDEVLTDLDPDRIGHGVRSVEDPRVLERVVERGVALEVCPASNVSLGVYDDGAQVPLGALVDAGAQVALGADDPLLFGSRLVAQYESARTEHGFSDVELADLARSSIRASRAGAATRARLLAGVDAWLAEDPVAPSDAPTPEGDRSAR; this is encoded by the coding sequence GTGCGTGATCTGGCGAAGCTCCCCAAGGCCCACCTCCACCTGCACTTCACCGGTTCCATGCGACCGGCGACGCTGCACGACCTCGCCGCGCAGTACGGCGTACGGCTCCCGTCGGCCCTGCTCGACGGGGACCCGCTGCGCCTGCCCGCGACCGAGCGCGGCTGGTTCCGGTTCCAACGCCTGTACGACGCCGCGCGCGCGTGCGTGCGCTCCGAGGCCGACATGCGCCGGATCGTGCTCGAGGCCGCGCAGGACGACGCCGCCGAGGGGTCGGGCCGTCTCGAGATCCAGGTCGACCCGACCTCGTACGCGCCCTTCGTGGGCGGCATCTCGCCGGCCGTCGAGATCGTGCTCGACGCAGCGCGGGGGGCCAGTGCGGCGACCGGGACGGAGGTCGGCGTGATCGTCGCGGCCTCCCGCATGCGCCACCCGCTCGACGCGCGGACCCTCGCGCGTCTCGCGGCCCAGTACGTGGGCGACGGCCCGGGCGAGGTCCTGGGCTTCGGGCTGAGCAACGACGAGCGGCGCGGGGACACCGCGGCCTTCGCCCCGGCCTTCTCGATCGCCCGCCGGGCGGGCCTCGCGCTCGTCCCGCACGGGGGCGAGCTGCTCGGCCCCGACCACGTGGACGAGGTGCTCACCGATCTCGACCCCGACCGGATCGGGCACGGGGTGCGCTCGGTCGAGGACCCGCGGGTCCTCGAGCGGGTCGTCGAGCGCGGGGTCGCGCTCGAGGTGTGCCCCGCCTCGAACGTGTCGCTCGGGGTGTACGACGACGGCGCGCAGGTCCCGCTCGGGGCGCTCGTCGACGCGGGGGCCCAGGTCGCGCTCGGCGCCGACGACCCCCTGCTCTTCGGCTCGCGCCTCGTGGCGCAGTACGAGTCCGCGCGGACCGAGCACGGGTTCTCCGACGTGGAGCTCGCGGACCTGGCCAGGTCCTCGATCCGGGCGAGCCGTGCCGGGGCCGCGACACGGGCACGGCTGCTCGCGGGCGTCGACGCCTGGCTCGCCGAGGATCCCGTGGCGCCGTCGGACGCACCCACCCCTGAGGGCGATCGGTCGGCACGGTGA
- a CDS encoding sensor histidine kinase, with product MAQHTPGTGPAPHRAPSRLQTVRARILGAVLALAALGLIIAGGVAYTAQRAHVDDRMDQSLMRSLEEFEALAHDGVHPSTGERFTSSDDLVNTAMRQTVPAPHEGMIGFRGGRAQWIAATPVPLRLEDDEVLMDALEPLSTGRDVVLREITTPVSSYRVLVVPVTDGDVPSALVLAFDRSAEHAEFDQVFRTYAIIAVVALLLIAAVGWLVAGRLLRPVRLLGQTARRISDTHTSERIPVTGNDDISDLTQAFNEMLDRLAAAFDAEHELLDDVGHELRTPLTIVRGHLELMDPGDPEDAASTRDLALDELDRMHRLVDDLMTLATAGSPDFVRLEETDLGRLTDDILDKARLLGDRRWTVDARTGVTAHVDEQRLTQAWLQLASNAVKFSAPGSTITLGSAVRDGRIRLWVRDEGIGVSPDQLERIFVRFAQAEREPAFRDGAGLGLAIVSAIAGGHEGRVEVSSTRGFGSTFTLDLPLDPGPSAAVPDTADHGGPGTASIVPRSPLASTTETPLTMEIPVISRASQGERTSL from the coding sequence ATGGCGCAGCACACCCCGGGCACCGGGCCCGCGCCCCACCGTGCCCCCTCCCGGCTCCAGACCGTCCGCGCCCGGATCCTCGGGGCGGTGCTCGCCCTGGCCGCTCTCGGCCTCATCATCGCGGGGGGCGTCGCCTACACGGCCCAGCGCGCGCACGTCGACGACCGGATGGACCAGTCGCTCATGCGCTCGCTCGAGGAGTTCGAGGCCCTCGCGCACGACGGGGTGCACCCCTCGACCGGGGAGAGGTTCACGTCCTCGGACGACCTCGTGAACACCGCGATGCGGCAGACCGTCCCCGCCCCGCACGAGGGCATGATCGGGTTCCGCGGCGGCCGGGCGCAGTGGATCGCCGCGACGCCCGTGCCCCTGCGGCTCGAGGACGACGAGGTCCTCATGGACGCGCTCGAACCCCTCTCGACGGGTCGGGACGTGGTGCTCCGGGAGATCACGACCCCGGTCTCGAGCTACCGGGTCCTCGTCGTGCCCGTGACCGACGGCGACGTCCCGTCGGCGCTCGTCCTGGCGTTCGACCGCAGCGCCGAGCACGCCGAGTTCGACCAGGTGTTCCGGACCTACGCGATCATCGCGGTCGTGGCCCTGCTGCTGATCGCGGCCGTGGGCTGGCTCGTCGCGGGGCGTCTCCTGCGACCGGTGCGGCTCCTCGGCCAGACCGCCCGACGCATCAGCGACACCCACACCTCCGAGCGCATCCCCGTCACGGGCAACGACGACATCTCGGACCTCACGCAGGCGTTCAACGAGATGCTGGACCGCCTCGCCGCCGCCTTCGACGCCGAGCACGAGCTCCTCGACGACGTCGGGCACGAGCTGCGCACCCCTCTCACGATCGTGCGGGGGCACCTCGAGCTCATGGACCCCGGCGATCCCGAGGACGCCGCGAGCACCCGCGACCTCGCGCTCGACGAGCTCGACCGGATGCACCGTCTCGTCGACGACCTCATGACCCTCGCCACGGCGGGCAGCCCCGACTTCGTGCGGCTCGAGGAGACGGACCTCGGGCGGCTCACGGACGACATCCTCGACAAGGCCCGTCTGCTGGGCGACCGTCGGTGGACCGTCGACGCGCGTACCGGGGTCACGGCTCACGTCGACGAGCAACGCCTCACGCAGGCCTGGCTGCAGCTCGCGTCCAACGCCGTGAAGTTCTCCGCGCCCGGTTCCACGATCACCCTGGGCTCCGCGGTACGTGACGGTCGGATCCGCCTCTGGGTGCGCGACGAGGGGATCGGTGTCTCACCCGACCAGCTCGAACGCATCTTCGTCCGGTTCGCGCAGGCCGAGCGCGAGCCGGCGTTCCGGGACGGTGCGGGGCTCGGCCTCGCGATCGTCAGCGCGATCGCCGGGGGACACGAAGGACGGGTCGAGGTCTCCTCGACCCGCGGCTTCGGCTCGACCTTCACGCTCGACCTCCCGCTCGACCCCGGCCCCTCGGCCGCCGTCCCCGACACCGCGGACCACGGTGGCCCGGGCACGGCCTCCATCGTCCCGAGGTCTCCCCTCGCCAGCACGACCGAGACACCCCTCACCATGGAGATCCCGGTCATCTCTCGGGCCAGTCAGGGTGAAAGGACATCGTTGTGA
- a CDS encoding response regulator transcription factor, with protein MSQILVVEDETRISSFVTKGLRAAGYASAAVTTGREGYDLAQTGDYDLMILDLGLPDQDGFTVLRRLRASRSTIPVIILTARSSVTDTVAGLEGGADDYMVKPFRFEELLARIRLRLRTEPAGEVTVLSHGSLSLDLRTRRARTEDREVDLSAREFALAETFLRNPGQVLSREQLLSRVWGYDFDPGSNVVDVYVRYLRNKLGAERVVTVRGMGYRLADPAA; from the coding sequence GTGAGCCAGATCCTCGTCGTCGAGGACGAGACCCGGATCTCGTCGTTCGTGACCAAGGGGTTGCGGGCCGCCGGATACGCGAGCGCCGCCGTGACCACCGGCCGGGAGGGTTACGACCTCGCCCAGACCGGGGACTACGACCTGATGATCCTCGATCTCGGCCTCCCCGACCAGGACGGGTTCACCGTCCTGCGCCGCCTGCGCGCTTCCCGCAGTACCATCCCGGTCATCATCCTCACGGCCCGGTCGTCCGTGACCGACACCGTCGCGGGGCTCGAGGGCGGTGCCGACGACTACATGGTCAAGCCCTTCCGTTTCGAGGAGCTCCTGGCGCGCATCCGGCTGCGCCTGCGGACCGAGCCCGCCGGGGAGGTCACGGTCCTCTCGCACGGCTCGCTCAGCCTGGACCTGCGCACCCGCCGGGCCCGTACCGAGGACCGTGAGGTCGACCTCTCCGCCCGCGAGTTCGCGCTGGCCGAGACGTTCCTGCGCAACCCCGGTCAGGTCCTGAGCCGTGAGCAGCTGCTGTCGCGGGTGTGGGGCTACGACTTCGACCCGGGCTCCAACGTGGTCGACGTCTACGTGCGGTACCTGCGCAACAAGCTCGGTGCCGAGCGCGTCGTGACGGTCCGTGGCATGGGCTACCGGCTGGCGGACCCTGCAGCCTGA
- a CDS encoding L,D-transpeptidase family protein, translated as MTDRSTRKTWAAATAAVLAMLLVGGCDALGPRVESGSGTASASPSASSRSTPRPSTTPSESPAPSPAPEVPTPTPTVEPAPPPAPEPPPVEPPPPAEPDPATVELVRGSTGERVTALQQRLVDLGYWGAAPDGVFGPGTQQAVWALQKAAGIGRDGRVGPATQAALDQGVRPAAQSTSGHVIEIDIARQLVLAVDDGQVTKVFNASSGNGEQYEAKGRTYVAKTPRGTFQVGRQVDANYESKLELGSMWRPKFFTGGIAVHGSGSVPPSPASHGCVRVTNAAMNWIWDSWGAPPGTTVLVY; from the coding sequence ATGACGGATCGATCGACGAGGAAGACCTGGGCAGCGGCGACGGCCGCCGTGCTCGCGATGCTGCTCGTGGGCGGGTGCGACGCGCTCGGCCCGCGGGTCGAGAGCGGCTCGGGAACGGCGTCGGCGTCCCCGAGCGCGTCCTCGCGCAGCACTCCGCGACCTTCCACGACACCGAGCGAGTCCCCCGCTCCGAGCCCGGCTCCCGAGGTCCCCACCCCGACGCCCACGGTCGAGCCCGCGCCGCCACCGGCACCAGAGCCCCCGCCCGTCGAACCGCCGCCGCCGGCAGAGCCGGACCCCGCGACCGTCGAGCTCGTCCGCGGGAGCACGGGCGAGCGGGTCACGGCGCTCCAGCAGCGGCTCGTCGACCTGGGCTACTGGGGCGCGGCCCCCGACGGCGTGTTCGGTCCGGGTACCCAGCAGGCCGTGTGGGCGCTGCAGAAGGCCGCGGGCATCGGTCGCGACGGCCGCGTGGGTCCCGCGACGCAGGCCGCGCTCGACCAGGGTGTTCGGCCCGCCGCGCAGAGCACGTCGGGCCACGTGATCGAGATCGACATCGCCCGCCAGCTCGTGCTCGCGGTCGACGACGGCCAGGTCACCAAGGTCTTCAACGCCTCCTCGGGCAACGGCGAGCAGTACGAGGCCAAGGGGCGGACGTACGTCGCCAAGACCCCGCGCGGGACGTTCCAGGTGGGCCGCCAGGTCGACGCGAACTACGAGTCGAAGCTCGAGCTGGGCAGCATGTGGCGGCCCAAGTTCTTCACGGGCGGGATCGCGGTGCACGGCTCGGGCTCCGTCCCGCCGAGCCCTGCGTCCCACGGGTGCGTGCGCGTCACCAACGCCGCGATGAACTGGATCTGGGACTCGTGGGGTGCCCCGCCGGGCACGACCGTGCTGGTCTACTGA
- a CDS encoding UDP-N-acetylmuramate dehydrogenase, which yields MTATSPRRASAVEAVTEGTAPGTREVLEQPTLAELTTLRVGGPADAYVEATTEAELVDAVRAADAAGEPLLVIGGGSNLLVSDEGFGGVVVRDVRAEIRIDAEDTCGGGSLTVTAGQDWDQLVERAVAQEWVGVEALSGIPGTVGAAPVQNIGAYGQEVAGVVASVRVWDRAQSRIRVLALLDLDFGYRTSVLKRTMHASPDGGDIWYPSPRYVVLEVNLQMRLGTLSAPIGYPELARRLDVQVGERAPSVDVRAAVLELRGGKGMLLDDPAAPDHDRWSAGSFFTNPVVAADQADLLPTDAPRFPVRSALPARTTGPSLGEIDPTLVKTSAAWLIEHAGFTKGFGVHGPSSAATLSTKHTLALTNRGGASAAEIVELARAVRDGVLDTFGIELVPEPVLVGVAL from the coding sequence ATGACCGCCACCTCTCCGCGCCGCGCGTCCGCCGTCGAAGCCGTCACCGAGGGCACCGCGCCCGGAACCCGCGAGGTCCTCGAGCAGCCCACCCTGGCCGAGCTCACGACGTTGCGTGTCGGGGGCCCCGCCGACGCCTACGTCGAGGCGACGACCGAGGCCGAGCTCGTCGACGCGGTCCGCGCGGCCGACGCGGCGGGCGAGCCGCTCCTCGTGATCGGCGGCGGGTCCAACCTGCTCGTGAGCGATGAGGGGTTCGGCGGGGTCGTGGTGCGCGACGTGCGCGCCGAGATCCGCATCGACGCCGAGGACACGTGCGGGGGCGGGAGCCTGACCGTGACCGCCGGCCAGGACTGGGACCAGCTCGTGGAGCGGGCCGTGGCGCAGGAGTGGGTCGGGGTCGAGGCGCTGTCCGGCATCCCCGGCACGGTCGGGGCTGCGCCGGTCCAGAACATCGGTGCGTACGGCCAGGAGGTCGCAGGGGTCGTGGCCTCGGTGCGCGTGTGGGACCGCGCGCAGTCGCGCATCCGGGTGCTGGCGCTGCTCGACCTCGACTTCGGCTACCGCACGTCGGTCCTCAAGCGCACCATGCACGCCTCGCCCGACGGCGGGGACATCTGGTACCCGTCCCCGCGCTACGTCGTGCTCGAGGTCAACCTGCAGATGCGCCTCGGGACGCTGTCCGCACCGATCGGCTACCCCGAGCTCGCTCGTCGGCTGGACGTGCAGGTCGGCGAGCGCGCGCCCAGCGTCGACGTCCGCGCCGCAGTGCTCGAGCTGCGTGGCGGCAAGGGCATGCTGCTCGACGACCCCGCGGCCCCGGACCACGACCGGTGGAGTGCCGGGTCCTTCTTCACCAACCCGGTCGTCGCCGCGGACCAGGCCGACCTCCTGCCGACCGACGCCCCGCGCTTCCCCGTCCGTTCGGCACTCCCGGCCCGCACGACCGGGCCGAGCCTCGGCGAGATCGACCCCACGCTCGTCAAGACCTCGGCGGCCTGGCTCATCGAGCACGCAGGCTTCACCAAGGGGTTCGGGGTGCACGGTCCGTCGAGCGCCGCGACGCTCTCGACCAAGCACACGCTCGCGCTCACCAACCGGGGCGGCGCGAGCGCGGCGGAGATCGTCGAGCTCGCGCGGGCCGTGCGCGACGGCGTGCTCGACACGTTCGGGATCGAGCTCGTCCCCGAGCCGGTCCTCGTGGGCGTCGCGCTCTGA
- a CDS encoding MFS transporter → MTTPPSPLPGGQSAVSATRAVQAATWSVFAVFFLNGFNFASWASRLPAVRDALGLSEGSMGLLLLFAAIGSLLALPLAGVVVQRVGAARAVLLFATVNVVGLVVAVTGVSQGSVDVVRVGLFLFGIGTGIWDAAMNIEGAAVEQRLGKAIMPRFHAGFSFGTMAGAGVGALAALAAVPVQWHLAVALALSLLGVVWCVRSFLPAGDVHAAGAAPSGTDDAAGEDPATAVHSSKGARSALAAWREPRTLLIGLVVLAAALTEGAANDWVGLAVVDGFGTSDAMGAVGLGIFLTAMTGMRLLGTGLLDRFGRVAVLRISAGLAFVGLLVFTLVPNLWVALVGVVLWGMGAALGFPVGMSAASDDPAHAAVRVSVVSTIGYSAFFVGPPLIGFLAEHIGGYRPALLVIAVPLVIGLLVVNAAKPLPTAAGGGGAAAH, encoded by the coding sequence ATGACCACCCCGCCCTCGCCGCTCCCCGGCGGGCAGAGCGCCGTGAGCGCCACCCGAGCCGTCCAGGCGGCCACCTGGTCCGTCTTCGCGGTGTTCTTCCTCAACGGGTTCAACTTCGCGAGCTGGGCCTCGCGCCTGCCCGCGGTACGTGACGCGCTCGGGCTCAGCGAGGGCAGCATGGGCCTTCTGCTGCTCTTCGCCGCGATCGGGTCGCTCCTCGCGCTGCCCCTCGCGGGCGTGGTCGTGCAGCGCGTCGGCGCCGCGCGCGCCGTCCTGCTCTTCGCCACGGTCAACGTCGTCGGCCTCGTCGTGGCCGTCACGGGGGTGTCCCAGGGCTCGGTCGACGTCGTGCGCGTGGGCCTGTTCCTGTTCGGCATCGGGACCGGTATCTGGGATGCCGCGATGAACATCGAGGGCGCGGCCGTCGAACAACGCCTGGGCAAGGCGATCATGCCTCGCTTCCACGCGGGCTTCTCGTTCGGCACCATGGCGGGCGCAGGCGTCGGCGCCCTGGCCGCCCTCGCGGCCGTGCCGGTCCAGTGGCACCTCGCGGTCGCGCTCGCGCTCAGCCTCCTGGGTGTCGTGTGGTGCGTCCGGTCCTTCCTGCCTGCGGGCGACGTCCACGCGGCCGGTGCGGCGCCGTCGGGCACCGACGACGCCGCGGGCGAGGACCCCGCGACCGCCGTCCACTCCTCGAAGGGCGCGCGCAGCGCGCTCGCGGCGTGGCGCGAACCGCGGACCCTGCTCATCGGCCTCGTGGTCCTGGCCGCGGCACTGACAGAGGGCGCGGCGAACGACTGGGTCGGGCTCGCGGTCGTCGACGGGTTCGGCACGTCCGACGCGATGGGCGCCGTGGGGCTCGGGATCTTCCTGACGGCCATGACGGGCATGCGACTGCTCGGCACGGGCCTGCTCGACCGCTTCGGACGCGTGGCCGTGCTGCGCATCTCGGCGGGCCTCGCGTTCGTCGGCCTGCTCGTGTTCACTCTCGTGCCCAACCTGTGGGTCGCGCTCGTCGGCGTCGTGCTGTGGGGCATGGGTGCGGCGCTCGGCTTCCCCGTCGGGATGAGCGCCGCCTCGGACGACCCCGCGCACGCCGCGGTCAGGGTCAGCGTCGTCTCGACGATCGGGTACTCGGCCTTCTTCGTCGGGCCCCCGCTCATCGGGTTCCTCGCCGAGCACATCGGCGGCTACCGTCCGGCGCTGCTCGTCATCGCGGTGCCGCTCGTGATCGGGCTGCTCGTCGTCAACGCGGCCAAGCCGCTGCCGACGGCCGCAGGCGGCGGGGGCGCCGCGGCGCACTGA